The Carboxydocella sporoproducens DSM 16521 genome window below encodes:
- a CDS encoding 4Fe-4S binding protein produces the protein MAEKILQAPGMNRCIACYSCMLACARTVHKSFSPRQSAIQIRTQGGLQSKLVADICRGCLDAPCAAACRVEALLPRKGGGVKFNPDKCTGCRACVEACVVKTIHFDEQREKPIICIQCGTCTRFCPHGVLTMEVRG, from the coding sequence ATGGCGGAAAAGATCCTGCAGGCACCTGGTATGAACCGCTGTATTGCCTGCTATTCCTGCATGCTGGCCTGTGCCAGAACGGTTCATAAAAGTTTTAGCCCCCGGCAAAGTGCTATCCAGATTCGCACTCAGGGAGGCCTACAGTCCAAACTGGTAGCTGATATCTGCCGGGGCTGTCTGGATGCGCCCTGTGCCGCTGCCTGCCGGGTGGAAGCCTTGCTGCCCCGTAAGGGCGGAGGGGTTAAATTTAACCCCGATAAATGCACGGGATGCCGGGCCTGTGTTGAAGCCTGTGTAGTCAAAACCATCCACTTCGATGAACAGCGAGAAAAACCCATTATCTGCATCCAATGCGGGACCTGCACCCGTTTCTGTCCCCACGGAGTATTGACTATGGAGGTGCGGGGCTGA
- a CDS encoding ACT domain-containing protein translates to MKIKQISLFLENKAGRLVRVTEILAQHQINIRALSLADTSDFGILRLIVNDPETAYQVLKAAGFAVSITEVLAVEIDDTPGGLNAALTALQDAGLNIEYVYAFVEKATDKAVVVFRVEEPERAIQVLTEAGINTLRGEEVYNL, encoded by the coding sequence ATGAAAATCAAGCAAATATCCCTGTTTCTGGAAAACAAGGCCGGGCGCCTGGTGCGGGTAACGGAAATTCTGGCCCAGCATCAAATCAATATTCGCGCCCTTTCCCTGGCCGATACCAGCGATTTTGGCATTCTGCGTTTGATAGTCAATGACCCGGAGACGGCTTATCAGGTGCTGAAAGCCGCTGGTTTTGCGGTCAGTATTACGGAAGTGCTGGCAGTGGAAATTGATGATACTCCCGGGGGTTTGAATGCTGCCCTCACTGCCTTGCAGGATGCCGGGCTAAATATTGAATATGTTTATGCCTTTGTGGAAAAGGCGACTGATAAAGCGGTTGTGGTATTTCGGGTGGAAGAACCGGAACGAGCCATCCAGGTGCTGACAGAAGCTGGCATTAATACCTTGCGGGGAGAAGAGGTCTATAATTTGTAA